A region of Streptomyces sp. R44 DNA encodes the following proteins:
- a CDS encoding ATP-dependent 6-phosphofructokinase, translating to MRIGVLTAGGDCPGLNAVIRSVVHRAVTHYGDEVIGFEDGYAGLLDGRYRPLDLNAVSGILARGGTILGSSRLERDRFRAACDNAKELIEKSGFDALVPIGGEGTLTAARMLHEAGVPVVGVPKTIDNDISSTDRTFGFDTAVGVATEAMDRLKTTAESHQRVMVVEVMGRHAGWIALESGMAGGAHGICLPERPFDPADLVKMVEERFSRGKKFAVICVAEGAHPAAGTMDYDKGEIDQFGHERFQGIGTALAYELERRLGKEARPVILGHVQRGGTPTAYDRVLATRFGWHAVEAVHRGDFGRMTALRGTNVEMVPLAEAVTQLKTVPEDRMREAESVF from the coding sequence ATGCGCATCGGAGTTCTCACCGCAGGCGGCGACTGCCCCGGCCTGAACGCAGTGATCCGGTCGGTCGTGCACCGGGCCGTCACCCACTACGGCGACGAGGTCATCGGCTTCGAGGACGGCTACGCGGGCCTCCTCGACGGCCGCTACCGCCCCCTCGACCTCAACGCCGTCAGCGGCATCCTCGCCCGCGGCGGCACCATCCTCGGCTCCTCCCGCCTGGAGCGCGACCGCTTCCGCGCGGCCTGCGACAACGCCAAGGAGCTCATCGAGAAGAGCGGCTTCGACGCGCTCGTCCCGATCGGCGGCGAGGGCACCCTCACCGCCGCCCGGATGCTCCACGAGGCCGGCGTGCCGGTCGTCGGCGTCCCCAAGACCATCGACAACGACATCTCCTCCACCGACCGCACCTTCGGCTTCGACACCGCGGTCGGCGTCGCCACCGAGGCCATGGACCGCCTCAAGACCACCGCCGAGTCCCACCAGCGTGTGATGGTCGTCGAGGTGATGGGCCGGCACGCCGGCTGGATCGCCCTGGAGTCCGGCATGGCCGGCGGCGCGCACGGCATCTGCCTCCCCGAGCGGCCCTTCGACCCGGCCGACCTGGTCAAGATGGTCGAGGAGCGCTTCTCCCGCGGCAAGAAGTTCGCCGTCATCTGTGTCGCCGAGGGCGCCCACCCCGCCGCCGGCACGATGGACTACGACAAGGGCGAGATCGACCAGTTCGGCCACGAGCGCTTCCAGGGCATCGGCACGGCCCTCGCGTACGAACTGGAGCGCCGCCTCGGCAAGGAGGCCCGCCCCGTCATCCTCGGCCACGTCCAGCGCGGCGGCACACCGACCGCGTACGACCGGGTGCTCGCCACCCGCTTCGGCTGGCACGCGGTGGAGGCCGTGCACCGCGGTGACTTCGGCCGGATGACGGCGCTGCGCGGCACGAACGTCGAGATGGTGCCGCTGGCGGAGGCCGTGACCCAGCTGAAGACGGTCCCGGAGGACCGCATGCGCGAGGCGGAGTCGGTGTTCTAG
- a CDS encoding helix-turn-helix domain-containing protein, which translates to MTPGEHAPDPREARSPAEFLGRLQALKDWSGLTYRELSARAEASGDVLPRSTVANMLSRPTLPREELLAAFARACGLAPGEAEDWRTVRNQLAARGVYEAGPAATGPAAAEDPGAPPTWPVAPEAARPGEPRPGPRSRIRRGLVAAVALAGLALAGVSVVAFLKDGHAGHPPRTPTAPAAGDVRIRVTGTDFCLGERRGTRTGQIHQLPCAAAGVPGYSLAELGGGRWRIVSHHPDFGPGCSGIPSGGRIPGAAYEDSECGDPTRVESFTLEAYGTPVEGYRIVPVDSATPGSCVTVVGDHSAAWSRLAQAPCAPDAAGQLFDFDRD; encoded by the coding sequence ATGACGCCGGGGGAGCACGCTCCTGATCCACGGGAGGCACGGAGCCCCGCCGAGTTCCTCGGGCGCCTCCAGGCCCTCAAGGACTGGTCGGGCCTGACCTACCGCGAGCTGTCGGCGCGGGCGGAGGCGAGCGGCGACGTCCTGCCCCGCTCCACCGTGGCGAACATGCTGTCCCGCCCGACCCTGCCCCGCGAGGAGCTCCTCGCCGCCTTCGCCCGCGCGTGCGGGCTCGCACCGGGCGAGGCGGAGGACTGGCGGACGGTACGGAACCAGCTCGCGGCAAGGGGGGTGTACGAGGCGGGCCCGGCGGCCACGGGCCCGGCCGCCGCCGAGGATCCCGGAGCACCGCCCACCTGGCCCGTCGCCCCCGAGGCCGCACGACCCGGCGAGCCACGGCCCGGGCCCCGGTCCCGGATACGGCGCGGACTCGTCGCGGCCGTCGCGCTCGCCGGGCTCGCGCTCGCCGGAGTCAGCGTCGTCGCCTTCCTGAAGGACGGTCACGCCGGGCACCCGCCCCGCACCCCCACCGCCCCCGCCGCCGGGGACGTCCGCATCCGGGTGACCGGCACCGACTTCTGCCTCGGCGAGCGGCGCGGCACCCGGACCGGCCAGATCCACCAGCTGCCGTGCGCCGCCGCGGGCGTCCCGGGCTACTCGCTCGCGGAGCTGGGCGGCGGCCGGTGGAGGATCGTCTCGCACCACCCCGACTTCGGCCCCGGCTGCTCCGGCATACCCTCCGGCGGCCGGATACCCGGCGCCGCGTACGAGGACTCCGAGTGCGGCGACCCGACCCGCGTCGAGTCCTTCACCCTGGAGGCGTACGGCACCCCCGTCGAGGGCTACCGGATCGTCCCGGTGGACTCGGCGACCCCCGGCAGCTGCGTCACCGTCGTCGGCGACCACTCGGCGGCCTGGTCCCGGCTCGCCCAGGCGCCGTGCGCACCGGACGCGGCGGGCCAGCTCTTCGACTTCGACCGGGACTAG
- a CDS encoding tyrosine-protein phosphatase yields the protein MRRHISFDRLHNFRDLGGYRTAGGGTVRWETLYRSDSLGKLADAGPADLERFRALGVATVIDLRYPWEIAGKGRLPEAEEVSWHNLSIEHRPYDQEAIDPALDPWRYLADRFAEVAEDGAAELRAALELIAAAEEPLVFHCASGKDRTGLLAAVVLGLLEVSDEEILADFALTELATERLVDDWKATHPGREPRWPGYGRAPADIIRLFLADLRERYGSVYGYVTGHVGLDPAVVTALRARLVEID from the coding sequence GTGAGACGACACATATCCTTCGACCGACTCCACAACTTCCGCGATCTGGGCGGCTATCGGACCGCCGGCGGCGGGACCGTGCGGTGGGAGACCCTCTACCGCTCCGACTCCCTCGGCAAGCTCGCGGACGCCGGCCCGGCCGACCTGGAGCGCTTCCGCGCGCTGGGCGTGGCCACGGTGATCGACCTGCGCTACCCGTGGGAGATCGCCGGCAAGGGCCGCCTTCCGGAGGCCGAGGAGGTCTCCTGGCACAACCTCTCCATCGAGCACCGCCCCTACGACCAGGAGGCGATCGACCCCGCCCTCGACCCGTGGCGCTACCTCGCCGACCGCTTCGCCGAGGTCGCCGAGGACGGGGCCGCGGAGCTCCGCGCGGCCCTGGAGCTGATCGCCGCCGCCGAGGAGCCGCTCGTCTTCCACTGCGCGTCCGGGAAGGACCGTACGGGTCTGCTCGCGGCCGTCGTCCTCGGCCTCCTGGAGGTCTCCGACGAGGAGATCCTCGCGGACTTCGCGCTGACCGAACTGGCCACGGAGCGTCTGGTCGACGACTGGAAGGCCACGCACCCGGGCCGGGAACCGCGCTGGCCGGGCTACGGCCGGGCACCCGCCGACATCATCCGGCTGTTCCTCGCGGACCTGCGCGAGCGGTACGGCTCGGTGTACGGGTACGTGACCGGGCACGTCGGTCTCGACCCGGCGGTGGTGACGGCGCTCCGGGCACGTCTGGTGGAGATCGACTAG
- a CDS encoding helix-turn-helix domain-containing protein, whose product MHPPSPPFDARAARRLREALGMTPGHVAYGLRAQYGLFVDPETVAAWERGLAVPGEQELTALAGVLWCSPAELIAAPTSLREHRVARGLSVEELARRTGVSPTAFQRMEDEGRWRGNERQMLALAEALGLGPRALITATGGDEPLAELLRDAATTRWQAYVKPAVKLVPLPRRIVEDALRELHTEYHARMAATSSWGASGATGDEGRAYLDGINGHFWAAVGP is encoded by the coding sequence GTGCACCCACCCTCCCCTCCCTTCGACGCCCGTGCCGCACGCCGTCTCCGCGAGGCCCTCGGCATGACTCCCGGTCATGTCGCCTACGGCCTGCGGGCGCAGTACGGCCTCTTCGTCGACCCCGAGACCGTGGCCGCCTGGGAGCGCGGCCTCGCGGTCCCGGGCGAGCAGGAGCTCACCGCCCTCGCGGGCGTCCTGTGGTGCTCCCCCGCGGAACTGATCGCCGCGCCCACCAGCCTGCGCGAGCACCGGGTGGCGCGCGGTCTCTCCGTCGAGGAGCTGGCCCGGCGGACGGGTGTGTCGCCCACCGCGTTCCAGCGGATGGAGGACGAGGGCCGCTGGCGCGGCAACGAACGCCAGATGCTCGCCCTCGCCGAGGCGCTCGGTCTCGGCCCGCGTGCCCTGATCACCGCGACCGGCGGCGACGAGCCCCTCGCCGAGCTGCTGCGCGACGCGGCGACGACCCGCTGGCAGGCGTATGTGAAGCCGGCGGTGAAGCTGGTGCCGCTGCCCAGGCGGATCGTGGAGGACGCGCTCCGGGAGCTCCACACCGAGTACCACGCGCGGATGGCCGCGACCAGCAGTTGGGGCGCCTCCGGGGCGACCGGCGACGAGGGGCGCGCCTATCTGGACGGGATCAACGGCCACTTCTGGGCGGCGGTCGGTCCGTAA
- a CDS encoding response regulator produces MSTAPLRVLVVEDDPVAADAHALYAGRVEGFQVVGVAHSRAAAVRILDRTPVDLILLDLYLPDGHGLQLLRALRAAGHSADVIAVTSARDLAIVREGVSLGVVQYVLKPFAFATLRDRLVRYAEFRAAAGEASGQDEVDRALATLRAPHPATLPKGLSAPTLEAVTRTLRATPAGLTAAEAGTAVGISRITARRYLEHLVTEGRAVRAPQYGQIGRPELQYRWLDGRAR; encoded by the coding sequence GTGAGTACGGCTCCGCTGCGTGTCCTGGTCGTCGAGGACGATCCCGTCGCGGCCGACGCGCACGCGCTCTACGCCGGGCGCGTCGAGGGCTTCCAGGTCGTCGGGGTCGCGCACTCGCGGGCCGCCGCCGTGCGGATCCTCGACCGGACACCGGTCGACCTGATCCTGCTCGACCTCTATCTGCCCGACGGCCACGGCCTCCAGCTCCTCCGCGCCCTGCGGGCCGCCGGGCACTCCGCCGACGTCATCGCCGTGACCTCCGCACGCGACCTGGCGATCGTCCGCGAGGGCGTGTCCCTCGGAGTGGTCCAGTACGTCCTGAAGCCCTTCGCCTTCGCGACGCTCCGGGACCGGCTCGTCCGGTACGCCGAGTTCCGGGCGGCCGCCGGGGAGGCCTCCGGGCAGGACGAGGTGGACCGGGCGCTCGCCACGCTCCGGGCCCCGCACCCCGCGACGCTCCCCAAGGGGCTGAGCGCCCCGACGCTCGAAGCGGTCACCCGTACCCTCCGCGCGACCCCCGCGGGGCTCACGGCCGCCGAGGCCGGCACGGCCGTCGGGATCTCCCGGATCACCGCGCGCCGCTATCTGGAACACCTGGTCACCGAGGGCCGCGCCGTGCGCGCCCCGCAGTACGGTCAGATCGGGCGGCCCGAGCTCCAGTACCGCTGGCTCGACGGCCGGGCGCGCTGA
- a CDS encoding ATP-binding protein, translating to MRFPLPRPRSLAGQLFAMQVVLVAVVVAGCAVFAYLTDREQAEETARRQATATAAAVADSPSVVAAARSADPTAALQPYAESLRRHAGVAFVVIMAPDGTRWTHPEPAQIGRTYLGHIAEARQGRFYSETHLGVLGPSVRTVAPVFDGGRVVALVSAGITIDKISEQVREQVTALLGMAGAALALGGAGTYVVNARLRRHTHGMNATELSRMHDYHEAALHAVREGLVMLDGRRRIALINDGARELLALDEGVVGRPAAELGLPASLTGALLSSEPRVDETHLTADRVLVVSTRPVVGGERRGTVVTLRDRTELQALAGELDSERGFTEALRSQAHEAANRLHTVVSLIELGRVAEAVEFATAELELAQALTDRVVDAVGEPVLAALLLGKAAQANERGVELVLTEDSRIDDGRVPAALPSRDLVTILGNLIDNAVEAAGGTPHARVTVTVAARAGDGELLLRVGDSGPGVRPADREAVLGRGWSTRGPGRGLGLALVGQAVTRARGTLDVADAAEGGAQFTVRLPLPEPVPPAPDGGGPGATGAEEEVSA from the coding sequence ATGCGTTTCCCCCTCCCCCGCCCCCGCAGCCTCGCCGGCCAGCTCTTCGCGATGCAGGTCGTCCTCGTGGCCGTCGTCGTGGCGGGGTGCGCGGTGTTCGCGTACCTCACGGACCGGGAGCAGGCCGAGGAGACCGCGCGGCGCCAGGCCACGGCGACCGCCGCCGCCGTCGCCGACTCCCCGTCCGTCGTCGCCGCCGCCCGCTCCGCCGACCCGACGGCCGCCCTCCAGCCGTACGCCGAGTCGCTGCGGCGCCACGCCGGCGTCGCCTTCGTGGTGATCATGGCCCCGGACGGCACCCGCTGGACGCACCCGGAGCCGGCGCAGATCGGCCGCACGTACCTCGGTCACATAGCGGAGGCCCGGCAGGGCCGGTTCTACTCGGAGACGCACCTGGGCGTCCTCGGCCCCTCCGTGCGGACGGTGGCGCCCGTCTTCGACGGCGGCCGGGTCGTCGCCCTGGTCAGCGCGGGCATCACGATCGACAAGATCAGCGAGCAGGTACGGGAGCAGGTGACCGCCCTGCTCGGGATGGCGGGCGCGGCGCTCGCGCTCGGCGGCGCGGGCACGTACGTCGTGAACGCGCGCCTCCGCCGCCACACGCACGGCATGAACGCCACCGAGCTGAGCCGGATGCACGACTACCACGAGGCCGCGCTGCACGCCGTGCGGGAAGGGCTCGTGATGCTCGACGGACGGCGGCGGATCGCCCTCATCAACGACGGCGCCCGGGAGCTCCTCGCCCTGGACGAGGGCGTCGTCGGCCGGCCGGCCGCGGAGCTCGGCCTGCCCGCCTCCCTGACCGGCGCGCTGCTCTCCTCGGAGCCGCGCGTCGACGAGACCCATCTGACGGCCGACCGGGTCCTCGTGGTCAGCACCCGCCCGGTCGTGGGCGGGGAGCGGCGCGGCACCGTCGTCACGCTCCGGGACCGCACCGAACTCCAGGCGCTCGCCGGCGAGCTGGACTCCGAGCGTGGCTTCACGGAGGCGCTCCGCTCGCAGGCCCACGAGGCGGCGAACCGGCTGCACACGGTCGTCTCGCTCATCGAACTGGGCCGGGTGGCCGAGGCGGTGGAGTTCGCGACGGCGGAGCTGGAGCTCGCCCAGGCGCTCACCGACCGGGTCGTCGACGCCGTCGGCGAACCCGTCCTGGCGGCGCTGCTGCTCGGCAAGGCGGCGCAGGCCAACGAGCGGGGCGTGGAGCTGGTCCTCACCGAGGACAGCCGCATCGACGACGGCCGGGTGCCGGCGGCGCTGCCCTCGCGGGACCTGGTGACGATCCTCGGCAACCTCATCGACAACGCGGTGGAGGCGGCCGGCGGGACCCCGCACGCGCGCGTGACGGTCACCGTCGCGGCCCGCGCGGGCGACGGGGAGCTGCTGCTCCGGGTCGGCGACAGCGGCCCGGGCGTCCGCCCCGCCGACCGGGAGGCGGTCCTCGGGCGCGGCTGGTCCACCCGTGGCCCCGGCCGCGGCCTCGGCCTCGCCCTGGTGGGCCAGGCGGTCACCCGCGCCAGGGGCACCCTGGACGTCGCGGACGCGGCGGAGGGCGGCGCCCAGTTCACCGTACGGCTGCCGCTGCCGGAGCCGGTGCCGCCGGCCCCGGACGGCGGGGGCCCCGGTGCCACCGGAGCGGAAGAGGAGGTGAGCGCGTGA